In Oncorhynchus clarkii lewisi isolate Uvic-CL-2024 chromosome 2, UVic_Ocla_1.0, whole genome shotgun sequence, one DNA window encodes the following:
- the LOC139382233 gene encoding proline-rich transmembrane protein 4-like has protein sequence MAVVMCISLFLFLLLLFQSLTPPLHLHAFPLAAEAPPHPHTDTQTDVQVSHSPLGASWALVGLNAGARMADSLGWFPGLRGPILEPEETEKQDYTDEFQGTIGEYHDLLESPEQSPKTVPRQTGLETFRFTEADSVTAWMEIKPPTGTLFRNGLPDRIQDGDPENELKESNIREKAGSPLTTSQDGQTPLVHLSLPQNGDSIGRPTPILLFRSDYTETPGFNPLTRPTLPTPVTAQLGSTTDPDQDQPIALATDKGLLSLDQPTTPHRDMMERDIVMETGNFSELEDDTENLTDSGTDTGVAPEKVWPKAATNETPILDCSLETKATPCNTNQSWSPVYPDDIISNKSQRPILSLTPPLFVPLYSDWNSALVTWGFAWEVHIYGLGSVFAALGLISVLCLLGLPLRCPPGSPYFTLLHLFLLATGGTRAFTLLYDAYSHQDRLSALGSLLLSELPLPCLTSAFSLSFLLISLRSRMHLSLPFSLSLSLPLSALPRPCLLFSLSLLHFGASLGSITLFHVFPSLPVLLLLPQGVFILLCLLLPCSFLLFYCFVRQDTKHVQRLSDGEGEVTGSPVLVGRPSRCPFAEAGEWSRAAGAGVGGSLCLLSCGGLQLYGMLHAMGFGGVSAGAGFQPWPWWGYQLGCRLCEVGVCLSLSIIGTHPLLFCCSNSCPWTKPNCNPRPGSWVQLPCASPSGGPSHPIPLSPALPPPYPWSLGQEEKLVVCDVISKRQSEAFPLYTLMDPPSNGLNLHPNLNTHPGQNRTSRHPHLPDPPSPPWMPQAGVASQGSSQASLVLDTDSTMYLRPPSPIDLSRSIDQALYSETLFPHSLFSHPRLLHASSSLSLNSPGSHLSQSASQPGHSSADSSLYRSSSCRDVDMSPTRPPQPGCFLPGHGEPISPPERWWRGSNSSCMCQESLSGSSQGLFSSPGAGGAHSHPHSTRGQLPSQSSLPRTLPNLSHHRRYRTLSSSSQDSQGEGRLAGREDLSESRLLERDLAVQAEFVNVCRQIDALSVCSDTIDL, from the exons ATGGCTGTTGTGatgtgtatctctctcttcctcttcctgctcctcctcttccagtccctcactcctcccctccatctgcaTGCCTTCCCCCTGGCGGCAGAGGCACCAcctcacccacacacagacacacagacagatgtaCAGGTTTCACACAGCCCTTTAGGGGCATCCTGGGCTCTGGTAGGCCTCAACGCTGGAGCCAGAATGGCCGACTCTCTGGGTTGGTTTCCAGGGCTGAGGGGCCCCATACTGGAACCTGAGGAAACTGAGAAACAGGACTACACAGACGAGTTTCAAGGAACTATTGGTGAATACCATGATTTGCTGGAAAGCCCTGAGCAGTCACCTAAAACTGTCCCCAGACAAACAGGGCTGGAGACATTCAGATTCACAGAGGCAGACAGTGTCACTGCATGGATGGAAATCAAACCCCCAACTGGGACCTTATTTAGGAATGGACTACCAGACAGGATCCAGGATGGAGATCCTGAAAACGAGCTGAAAGAGAGCAACATCAGGGAGAAAGCTGGATCCCCACTAACAACTTCACAGGATGGACAGACTCCTCTGGTACATCTGTCACTCCCACAGAATGGAGATAGTATTGGTAGACCAACACCCATCCTTCTCTTTCGCTCTGACTATACAGAGACCCCAGGCTTTAATCCACTCACTAGGCCTACTTTACCAACCCCAGTGACAGCACAGCTAGGCTCCACTACTGACCCGGACCAAGACCAACCCATAGCCTTGGCCACAGACAAAGGGTTGCTATCTCTGGACCAACCAACCACCCCACACAGAGACATGATGGAAAGAGATATCGTGATGGAGACTGGAAACTTCTCAGAACTGGAGGACGACACAGAAAACCTCACAGATTCAGGAACAGACACAG GTGTGGCTCCAGAGAAGGTGTGGCCTAAGGCAGCCACCAATGAGACACCTATCCTCGACTGCAGCCTGGAGACCAAGGCCACACCCTGCAACACAAATCAATCCTGGAGCCCTGTTTACCCTGATGACATCATCTCAAATAAATCCCAGCGCCCCATTCTGtctctaacccctcctctcttcgTGCCTCTGTATTCTGATTGGAACTCAGCTCTGGTCACCTGGGGCTTTGCCTGGGAGGTCCACATCTACGGTCTAGGATCTGTGTTCGCTGCTTTAGGTCTGATATCTGTACTCTGCCTGTTAGGCCTGCCCCTGCGCTGCCCCCCTGGAAGCCCCTATTTCACCCTGCTGCATCTGTTCCTCCTGGCCACTGGAGGCACTAGAGCATTCACTCTGCTGTATGATGCTTATAGTCACCAGGACCGCCTGTCTGCTCTGGGCTCTCTCCTACTTTCTGAGCTACCCTTACCCTGCCTCAcctctgccttctccctctccttcctcctcatctccctccgcTCTCGCAtgcacctctccctccctttctccctctctctctccctccctctctcagctctaCCCCGGCCTTGTCTCTTGTTCTCCCTTTCCCTGTTGCACTTTGGGGCCTCCCTGGGCTCCATAACTCTCTTCCATGTCTTCCCCagcctccctgtcctcctcctactCCCCCAGGGAGTGTtcatcctcctctgcctcctcctcccctgctccttcctcctcttctacTGCTTTGTACGACAAGACACCAAGCATGTCCAACGGCTGAGTGATGGTGAAGGAGAGGTAACAGGTTCCCCGGTGTTGGTGGGGCGGCCGTCCCGCTGCCCATTCGCTGAGGCTGGGGAGTGGAGCAGGGCGGCAGGGGCTGGGGTAGGAGGGTCTCTGTGCCTGTTAAGCTGTGGGGGGCTCCAGCTGTATGGGATGTTACATGCAATGGGGTTTGGAGGGGTGAGTGCTGGGGCAGGGTTTCAGCCCTGGCCTTGGTGGGGCTACCAGCTGGGCTGCAGGCTCTGTGAGGTGGGGGTGTGTCTGTCCTTGTCAATCATCGGCACTCATCCCCTCCTCTTCTGTTGCTCCAACTCCTGCCCCTGGACTAAACCCAACTGCAACCCCCGTCCGGGGTCCTGGGTGCAGCTGCCCTGTGCCTCACCCTCAGGAGGGCCTAGCCAccccattcccctctccccagccctccccCCTCCCTACCCCTGGTCCCTGGGGCAGGAAGAGAAGCTGGTGGTGTGTGATGTCATCAGTAAGCGCCAGTCCGAAGCGTTCCCCCTTTATACACTAATGGACCCCCCCTCAAACGGACTGAACCTGCATCCTAACCTTAACACCCACCCTGGCCAGAACAGAACTTCAAGACACCCCCACCTCCCTGACCCTCCCAGCCCACCATGGATGCCTCAAGCTGGGGTTGCATCCCAGGGCTCTTCCCAGGCTAGTCTAGTTCTGGACACTGACTCCACAATGTACCTGCGCCCCCCCTCTCCAATCGACCTGTCCCGGAGCATAGACCAGGCCCTGTACAGCGAAACCCTGTTCCCCCACAGTCTCTTCAGTCATCCCAGGCTACTCCACGCATCCTCCAGCCTCTCCTTGAACTCCCCTGGCTCCCACCTCAGCCAGAGTGCCTCACAACCTGGACACAGCTCAGCCGACAGCTCCCTCTACCGGAGCTCTTCCTGTAGAGATGTTGATATGTCTCCTACACGGCCTCCCCAGCCAGGGTGCTTCCTCCCAGGCCACGGTGAGCCCATCTCTCCCCCTGAGCGCTGGTGGAGAGGTAGTAACTCCAGCTGCATGTGCCAGGAATCCCTGAGTGGGTCTTCCCAGGGTCTGTTCTCCAGCCCGGGGGCAGGAGGGGCGCATTCGCATCCCCACTCCACGAGAGGGCAGCTCCCCTCCCAGAGCAGTCTGCCCAGGACGCTCCCCAACCTCTCCCACCACAGACGCTACCGCACCCTCAGCTCCTCCTCGCAGGACAGTCAGGGGGAGGGGCGGCTGGCGGGCAGAGAGGACCTGAGTGAAAGCAGGTTGCTGGAACGGGATCTGGCCGTACAAGCGGAGTTCGTCAACGTGTGCCGACAGATCGATGCTCTTAGCGTGTGCAGTGACACTATTGACCTGTAG